The following are encoded in a window of Candidatus Methylomirabilota bacterium genomic DNA:
- a CDS encoding nucleotide-binding protein has translation MADAKGERTNRKPTNEEPVALPETDDGTILFNVPFPKDLAQLKTMAPILIKQPYQIDYLHSYGQDSPFFAGLANGKLLGTVCTKCGYKYATPKLHCMDCGSECDWFELPQTGAVHTFTVCYFGSEEFLKETPFVLILVEWPGVNTLFLSRLIGVDPVSPSLDWVGMQVRAKFRRLSKFKPTDVYFVPA, from the coding sequence GTGGCGGATGCCAAGGGTGAGAGAACCAATCGCAAACCTACAAATGAGGAGCCGGTCGCGTTGCCGGAGACCGACGACGGGACGATCCTGTTCAATGTCCCGTTTCCCAAGGACCTGGCCCAGCTCAAGACCATGGCCCCCATCCTCATCAAACAGCCGTATCAGATTGATTATCTCCACAGCTACGGGCAGGACTCCCCGTTCTTTGCCGGCCTGGCCAACGGCAAGCTGCTCGGGACTGTCTGTACGAAGTGTGGCTACAAGTACGCCACGCCCAAACTTCACTGTATGGATTGCGGCAGCGAGTGCGACTGGTTCGAACTGCCGCAGACCGGCGCGGTCCACACCTTCACCGTCTGTTACTTCGGGAGCGAGGAGTTCCTGAAGGAGACCCCCTTTGTCCTGATCCTGGTGGAGTGGCCCGGTGTGAATACCCTGTTTCTCTCACGGCTGATCGGTGTCGATCCCGTCTCACCCTCCCTGGATTGGGTCGGCATGCAGGTGAGGGCCAAATTCCGCCGCCTCTCCAAGTTCAAACCGACCGACGTCTACTTCGTCCCCGCGTAG
- a CDS encoding valine--tRNA ligase, with translation MSREKEKKIGYDPHGIEERWAKAWEEAGASHVDESLPKPPYAIVIPPPNITGFLHIGHAMNNTLQDILIRWRRMQGYNALWVPGTDHAGIATQNVVERQLRSEGVECEALGREGFVARVWKWKEESGGTIIRQLKRLGAFCDWDRECFTMDEPRQRAVREVFVRLFEEGLIYRGERLINWCPRCRTALSDIEVEHEDTQGLFYHIAYPLADDPTTRLVVATTRPETMLADTAVAVHPDDPRYNRFIGRQVKLPLTGRVIPVVGDSILVDREFGTGAVKITPAHDFNDFEAGERHGLPRIALFDESGRIASSIVDAQIEPALYREIAGLEAEKAREVVVGRLRDQGLLVQVDAHQHAVGKCYRCRTVVEPFLSPQWFVKVGPLADPAIRAVEEGRTRFVPQHWENTYFAWMRNIKDWCISRQLWWGHQVPAWYCRRCDQHNLILEATDAGAHRILRDAAPIVATSPPAACPRCGGSELVRDPDVLDTWFSSALWPFSTMGWPEQTELLRRFYPTSTLVTSFDIIFFWVARMMMMGLKFMNDVPFREVYIHALVRDAEGQKMSKSKGNVIDPLVVIEDYGADAFRFTLAALAAQGRDIRLSEERIEGYRHFCNKLWNAHQFLARYLPLLEGSTRTVVDEGGLKTAPALDLADRWLLSRLHGLIGSVTTALEEYRFNEAASALYQFVWHEYCDWYLEMVKSRLTSEGSSREQRQAGVAILLLGLETTLRLLHPFMPFITEEIWQQLPGREGTSLMQDHWPKAEPAWEAADTEASIGLLMELTRAARDLRSDLEIAPSKSIRLVLRTSSDDDDRAIETVRPYLAALTRAEQVAFGQHLDRPSPAAVGLVSGIEVHLPVDDLSLFTTRQQKLRRELDKVEQELARIDKKLSNADFVAKAPAEVVAKQRDEQARLMDTKVKLLQHLERIDQLLRPA, from the coding sequence ATGTCGCGAGAGAAAGAGAAAAAGATCGGATACGATCCTCACGGGATTGAAGAGCGCTGGGCCAAGGCATGGGAGGAGGCCGGCGCAAGCCACGTTGACGAGTCGTTACCGAAGCCGCCGTATGCCATTGTCATCCCGCCGCCCAACATCACCGGCTTCCTGCACATCGGCCACGCCATGAACAACACGCTGCAGGATATCCTGATCCGATGGCGGCGGATGCAGGGGTATAATGCCCTCTGGGTTCCGGGTACCGACCATGCGGGGATCGCGACGCAGAACGTTGTTGAGCGGCAGCTTCGATCCGAAGGCGTTGAGTGTGAGGCGCTCGGGCGAGAAGGGTTCGTCGCGCGTGTCTGGAAGTGGAAGGAGGAGTCAGGCGGCACGATTATCCGCCAGCTTAAGCGGCTGGGCGCGTTCTGCGACTGGGATCGGGAGTGTTTTACCATGGACGAGCCCCGCCAGCGAGCGGTCCGCGAGGTGTTTGTCCGGCTATTCGAGGAGGGGCTGATCTATCGTGGCGAGCGGCTGATCAACTGGTGTCCGCGCTGCCGGACGGCGCTGTCGGATATCGAGGTGGAGCACGAGGATACTCAGGGTCTTTTCTATCATATCGCGTATCCGTTGGCGGATGACCCGACAACCCGGCTGGTCGTGGCGACCACCCGCCCCGAAACGATGCTGGCCGACACCGCCGTGGCGGTCCACCCGGACGACCCGCGCTACAATCGGTTCATTGGCCGTCAGGTGAAACTCCCGCTGACCGGGCGGGTCATCCCCGTAGTGGGCGATTCCATTCTTGTGGATCGGGAGTTCGGTACCGGGGCGGTGAAGATCACCCCGGCTCACGATTTCAATGACTTCGAGGCGGGTGAGCGGCACGGCCTGCCGCGGATTGCGCTGTTCGACGAGAGCGGTCGGATCGCGAGTTCGATAGTTGACGCGCAGATCGAGCCCGCGCTCTATCGCGAGATCGCAGGACTTGAGGCGGAAAAGGCTCGTGAGGTTGTTGTGGGGCGGTTGCGCGACCAGGGCCTGCTTGTGCAGGTCGACGCGCACCAGCATGCGGTCGGCAAGTGCTACCGCTGTCGGACGGTGGTGGAGCCGTTCCTTTCGCCACAATGGTTCGTCAAGGTCGGGCCGCTGGCCGATCCTGCTATCCGGGCGGTGGAGGAGGGGCGAACCAGATTTGTCCCCCAGCATTGGGAGAATACCTACTTTGCCTGGATGCGGAATATCAAGGATTGGTGCATCTCGCGCCAGCTCTGGTGGGGGCACCAGGTTCCGGCCTGGTACTGTCGGAGGTGCGATCAGCATAACCTGATTCTTGAAGCGACCGATGCGGGGGCCCACAGGATCCTTCGCGATGCTGCGCCGATTGTTGCCACATCGCCTCCTGCCGCCTGTCCTCGATGCGGCGGATCGGAGTTGGTTCGGGACCCCGATGTCCTCGACACCTGGTTCTCATCGGCCCTCTGGCCCTTCTCAACGATGGGCTGGCCGGAACAGACCGAGCTGCTCCGCCGGTTCTATCCGACCTCAACGCTCGTCACCAGCTTCGACATTATCTTTTTCTGGGTCGCCAGGATGATGATGATGGGACTCAAGTTCATGAACGATGTCCCGTTCCGGGAGGTCTATATCCATGCCCTCGTGCGCGACGCCGAAGGGCAGAAGATGTCGAAGTCAAAAGGCAACGTCATCGATCCGCTGGTAGTCATTGAGGACTACGGGGCCGATGCCTTCCGCTTTACCCTGGCCGCACTGGCGGCCCAAGGCCGCGACATCCGGCTGTCGGAAGAGCGGATCGAGGGGTATCGCCACTTCTGCAACAAACTATGGAACGCCCATCAGTTCCTCGCCCGATACCTGCCGCTTCTCGAAGGTTCCACACGGACGGTCGTCGACGAGGGCGGTTTGAAAACCGCCCCTGCACTTGATCTGGCGGATCGGTGGCTGCTCAGCCGACTGCACGGCCTGATCGGATCGGTGACGACGGCGCTGGAGGAGTACCGGTTCAATGAGGCGGCGTCGGCCCTCTATCAGTTCGTCTGGCACGAATACTGCGACTGGTATCTGGAGATGGTGAAGTCTCGCCTTACCTCGGAGGGGTCGAGTCGGGAACAACGGCAGGCCGGGGTTGCCATACTGCTGCTGGGGCTGGAGACCACGCTGCGCCTGCTGCACCCGTTCATGCCGTTCATTACGGAAGAGATCTGGCAGCAACTGCCGGGCCGCGAAGGGACCAGCCTGATGCAGGACCACTGGCCCAAGGCCGAACCGGCGTGGGAGGCGGCCGATACCGAGGCCTCGATAGGTCTTCTGATGGAGCTGACGCGGGCGGCCCGGGACCTCCGTTCGGATCTGGAGATTGCGCCGTCGAAATCGATCCGGCTGGTGCTCCGGACCTCATCCGACGATGACGACAGAGCGATAGAGACGGTCAGGCCGTACCTCGCCGCGCTTACGCGCGCGGAGCAGGTGGCCTTCGGGCAACATCTGGATCGACCGTCGCCGGCCGCAGTGGGTCTGGTAAGCGGCATTGAGGTACACCTGCCGGTCGACGACCTCTCGCTCTTTACGACCAGGCAGCAGAAGCTGCGGCGTGAGCTGGACAAGGTGGAGCAGGAGCTGGCGCGGATAGACAAAAAGCTCAGCAACGCGGATTTCGTTGCGAAGGCGCCGGCGGAGGTGGTGGCCAAGCAGCGGGATGAGCAGGCCCGGCTCATGGATACCAAGGTCAAGTTGCTGCAG
- a CDS encoding antibiotic biosynthesis monooxygenase, whose translation MSDQGVRVVARVVARPGKIEELRVVLQGLVEPTRREPGCVTYELLQNRADPTDFTFVEEWRSEAELDAHLQSSHVRNARLKFPELAAADPDIRRYSVVK comes from the coding sequence ATGTCGGATCAAGGGGTGCGGGTGGTGGCCCGCGTTGTTGCTCGCCCTGGAAAGATAGAGGAGCTTCGGGTGGTGTTGCAGGGGCTGGTCGAGCCCACGCGCAGGGAGCCGGGGTGCGTAACGTACGAACTGCTTCAGAATAGAGCCGATCCGACCGATTTTACGTTTGTGGAAGAGTGGCGAAGCGAAGCAGAACTTGACGCACACTTACAGTCGTCACACGTGCGAAACGCCCGTTTGAAGTTCCCGGAGCTGGCTGCCGCCGATCCGGATATCCGCCGGTACTCGGTCGTCAAGTAA
- a CDS encoding PemK family transcriptional regulator: MLRGEVWLINLDPAIGAEIKKTRPAVVVNDDTVGILPLKVIVPITEWKDRYAVAPWMVRLEPDSENGLDKPSAADAFQVRSISQTRFVRQAGKLSGTAMQEITKALAVVLAIEG, translated from the coding sequence ATGCTTAGGGGCGAGGTCTGGCTGATCAATTTGGACCCAGCCATCGGGGCCGAAATCAAGAAAACTCGCCCGGCCGTCGTTGTCAATGACGATACTGTCGGGATATTGCCACTGAAGGTCATTGTGCCGATAACGGAGTGGAAGGATCGGTATGCGGTTGCGCCATGGATGGTTCGACTGGAGCCCGATTCAGAGAATGGATTGGACAAACCCTCCGCGGCAGACGCTTTTCAGGTTCGTTCGATATCTCAAACCAGATTCGTTCGTCAAGCGGGTAAATTGTCCGGGACGGCGATGCAAGAGATCACCAAGGCACTTGCTGTTGTGCTGGCCATCGAAGGATAG
- a CDS encoding nucleic acid-binding protein, with translation MCGVQRPLDTKTQPRIAVEAEAILGVLTLCEAGQVELMTSDIMVFELERNPHPVRKEYALRVLTKATAFIRTDRHVEERARAFEAEGVKPLDALHLASAVVGGAEYFCTCDDKFLKQARAVDTGQTKAVSPLELITEVTK, from the coding sequence ATGTGCGGCGTACAGCGTCCGCTCGACACCAAGACTCAGCCGAGGATTGCCGTAGAAGCCGAGGCCATTCTGGGGGTCCTCACGCTCTGTGAAGCTGGACAAGTGGAGTTGATGACTTCCGATATCATGGTATTCGAGTTAGAGCGTAACCCGCACCCTGTGCGCAAAGAGTATGCCCTCAGGGTATTGACCAAAGCGACAGCGTTCATTCGCACGGACAGGCACGTCGAGGAGCGTGCGCGGGCTTTCGAAGCGGAAGGAGTCAAGCCCTTGGACGCGCTCCACCTGGCGTCGGCAGTGGTAGGAGGGGCCGAGTATTTCTGCACGTGTGATGATAAATTTCTCAAGCAGGCCAGAGCGGTGGACACGGGACAAACCAAAGCGGTCTCTCCGCTCGAGCTGATAACGGAGGTAACGAAATGA
- a CDS encoding acetyl-CoA acetyltransferase (Catalyzes the synthesis of acetoacetyl coenzyme A from two molecules of acetyl coenzyme A. It can also act as a thiolase, catalyzing the reverse reaction and generating two-carbon units from the four-carbon product of fatty acid oxidation), with translation MRPVYMVSGGVSKFAKARPDVTFQPMVKEAYDYALKDLGLEHSRFVEIVDGSVASYFSDHFQRQLMSGIMVQDYLGLCPKPSHRVEGGGATGGLCFQEAWKSVASGLMDVCVAYGFETMSHVNTWKGNEFIALASDVSFDYPVGGFYTGYYAMMVVRHMKEFGTTVEQMAHVSVKNHNNAFHNPYAQKRKRLTIEDVRRAPMVAWPLTRLDICVMSDGAAAAILASEEGVGKLERASGKRLKLAKIVGIGRGTDAMRMADRPHRKVLLLPHERAGDYRGLKYPGIHSFRAGRMASKLAYEMAGITHPIKELDFIELHDAYTSSEIQTYEDMGLCKYGEGGRWAEEGNPFLPNLDYGLVLKKPGTLPVNPSGGLIACGHPVGATGLMQAVFALWQLQGSIKKHFGNDRLQVKGARRGAIHSHAGTGTYVTVTIMEKG, from the coding sequence ATGCGGCCGGTGTATATGGTCTCGGGAGGGGTGAGCAAGTTTGCGAAGGCTCGGCCGGACGTCACCTTCCAACCGATGGTGAAGGAGGCGTACGACTACGCCCTTAAGGACCTCGGGCTCGAGCACTCCCGGTTTGTTGAGATCGTCGATGGCTCGGTCGCCTCATATTTCTCCGACCATTTTCAGCGCCAGTTGATGTCGGGCATCATGGTGCAGGACTACCTGGGGCTCTGCCCCAAGCCGAGCCACCGGGTCGAAGGGGGAGGCGCAACCGGGGGGCTCTGCTTTCAGGAGGCCTGGAAGTCGGTGGCCTCGGGCCTCATGGACGTCTGCGTGGCCTACGGCTTCGAGACGATGTCCCACGTCAACACCTGGAAGGGGAACGAATTCATCGCCCTGGCTTCCGACGTGAGCTTCGACTACCCGGTAGGCGGCTTCTATACCGGCTACTACGCGATGATGGTGGTCCGGCACATGAAGGAGTTCGGCACGACGGTCGAGCAGATGGCCCACGTCTCGGTGAAGAATCACAACAACGCCTTCCACAACCCCTATGCCCAGAAGCGAAAGCGCCTCACGATCGAGGATGTGCGACGGGCGCCGATGGTGGCATGGCCGCTGACGCGCCTCGATATCTGCGTCATGTCGGACGGCGCGGCCGCCGCGATTCTGGCCAGCGAGGAGGGGGTTGGCAAGCTGGAGAGGGCGAGCGGCAAGCGTCTCAAGCTGGCCAAGATTGTGGGTATCGGTCGGGGGACGGACGCGATGCGGATGGCCGACCGGCCGCACCGGAAGGTGCTGCTGCTTCCGCATGAGCGAGCCGGCGACTACCGGGGTCTCAAGTATCCCGGCATCCACTCGTTCCGGGCAGGCCGGATGGCCTCTAAGCTCGCCTACGAGATGGCCGGGATCACCCATCCGATCAAGGAGCTGGACTTCATCGAGCTACACGATGCCTACACCTCCTCCGAGATTCAGACCTACGAGGACATGGGTCTCTGCAAGTACGGCGAGGGCGGCCGATGGGCCGAGGAGGGCAACCCCTTTCTCCCCAATCTCGACTATGGCTTGGTGCTCAAAAAGCCGGGGACGTTGCCGGTCAATCCCTCGGGTGGCCTGATCGCATGCGGCCACCCTGTCGGGGCTACCGGCCTGATGCAGGCGGTCTTCGCCCTGTGGCAACTGCAGGGCAGCATCAAGAAGCACTTTGGCAACGACCGCTTGCAGGTTAAGGGGGCACGACGTGGGGCGATTCACAGTCACGCCGGCACCGGGACCTATGTCACCGTGACCATCATGGAGAAAGGCTGA
- a CDS encoding transcriptional regulator produces MAKSKRNIGLEILEGIREIKRGEHGRVITRPSVDAIREKTGLSQSRFARLLGVSVRTLQEWEQGRRAPSGAARTLLMIADKNPKALLEVA; encoded by the coding sequence ATGGCTAAATCTAAACGTAACATTGGCTTGGAGATTTTGGAAGGGATCCGCGAAATCAAACGCGGCGAACACGGTCGCGTGATCACCAGACCATCGGTCGACGCCATCCGTGAAAAAACGGGCCTTTCGCAGTCTCGATTCGCGCGATTGTTAGGCGTTTCAGTCCGAACGCTTCAGGAATGGGAACAGGGACGTCGTGCGCCATCCGGCGCAGCTCGAACGCTGCTCATGATCGCCGACAAGAATCCAAAGGCCTTACTTGAAGTCGCCTGA
- a CDS encoding transcriptional regulator, whose amino-acid sequence MYSFIETRLFTRLVSEYLSDDEYADVQTALIKNLEAGAIIPGSGGIRKLRWGLAGRGKRSGMRIIYYAKVSEGVIWMLTLYAKSVSENIPAHILKQIKKEIDNG is encoded by the coding sequence ATGTATAGTTTCATCGAAACAAGGTTGTTCACGCGCCTCGTGTCCGAGTATCTTTCTGACGACGAATACGCGGACGTACAAACGGCTCTGATCAAGAACCTTGAAGCAGGCGCTATTATTCCAGGTTCCGGAGGGATACGAAAACTGCGTTGGGGTTTGGCTGGGCGTGGAAAGCGCAGTGGGATGCGGATCATTTACTATGCTAAAGTCAGCGAGGGCGTCATTTGGATGTTGACTCTGTATGCCAAGAGTGTCTCAGAAAACATCCCGGCACACATTCTGAAACAGATCAAGAAGGAGATCGACAATGGCTAA